The following are encoded in a window of Cucurbita pepo subsp. pepo cultivar mu-cu-16 chromosome LG12, ASM280686v2, whole genome shotgun sequence genomic DNA:
- the LOC111807258 gene encoding guanine nucleotide-binding protein subunit gamma 2, with amino-acid sequence MSESTSPIAQRVQSSSSSSSSSSIDTRGKHRIQAEVKRLEQEARILEEELEQLDKLDKASTKCKEMLSNVETRPDPLLPQTRGPLNPLWDRWFEGPPDSKGCRCWVL; translated from the exons ATGTCCGAATCGACGAGCCCGATAGCCCAACGGGTTcagtcttcttcttcttcttcttcttcttcttcgattgATACCAGAGGAAAACATAGGATACAGGCTGAAGTGAAGCGGCTCGAGCAAGAAGCGAGGATTCTGGAG GAAGAACTAGAACAGCTTGATAAACTGGACAAGGCATCAACAAAATGCAAAGA AATGCTGAGCAACGTGGAAACAAGACCAGACCCCCTTCTCCCACA AACCCGTGGCCCTCTAAACCCGCTATGGGATCGATGGTTCGAAGGTCCACCGGATTCTAAAGGTTGCAGATGCTGGGTATTGTGA
- the LOC111807253 gene encoding uncharacterized protein LOC111807253 produces MAFRFGVCPRATAISNFPQLNDKNFLVLPLEREVEIRRAGGTRRLRIRVSDGEESYLGMWKNAVERQRKAIEFRKVVENTVGNDDRNDGDRSDDQLEEKSGEFSKILQVPTEERDKIQRMQVIHRATAAIAAARALVGETRIVADSNTSLNLNSRNDGGLLDREEASSEFQSENALLPESETSPTATPGPDFWSWTPPPDSDGNGNAFSELRPIGKSQAYPMLSNFVKEKEPPVGFLSIPFQSELPESVKPLLPPFQSLMDIEKLESLETSTETHSLEEDENVGMEFSVLAAEASQALSSIDKESTKGIDSDGSRWWKEMGVEKRPDGVICKWTLTRGVSADLATEWQNKYWEAADEFGYKELGSEKSGRDAYGSVWREYWRESMRQEQGLVHLEKTADKWGKNGSGTEWQEKWWEYYNTSGQVEKNAHKWCKIDPNTYVDPGHAHIWHERWGEKYDGQGGSIKYTDKWAEGCEGDGWTKWGDKWDENFDSNGHGVKQGETWWEGKHGERWNRTWGEGHSGSGWVHKYGKSSSGEHWDTHVQQETWYERFPHFGFYHCFNNSVQLREVQKPSETSL; encoded by the exons ATGGCGTTCCGATTTGGAGTTTGTCCACGCGCCACCGCTATCTCCAACTTTCCCCAACTCAATGACAAGAACTTTCTCGTTCTCCCTCTGGAACGAGAGGTTGAGATTCGGCGGGCGGGAGGCACGAGGAGAttgagaattagggtttcggaTGGAGAAGAATCGTATCTCGGGATGTGGAAGAACGCGGTGGAGCGCCAGAGGAAAGCTATTGAGTTTCGGAAAGTTGTGGAGAATACTGTGGGAAATGACGATCGCAATGACGGTGATCGAAGTGATGATCAGTTGGAGGAGAAGAGCGGGGAGTTCAGTAAGATTCTTCAGGTCCCGACGGAGGAAAGGGATAAGATTCAGCGGATGCAGGTCATACATCGAGCCACTGCCGCCATTGCAGCTGCTCGTGCACTTGTTGGTGAGACTAGAATTGTAGCTGATTCGAATActtctttgaatttgaatagtagGAATGACGGTGGACTGCTCGATCGTGAAGAAG CATCATCTGAATTTCAAAGTGAGAACGCCCTGCTACCCGAGTCTGAAACTTCACCAACCGCGACCCCTGGTCCAGATTTCTGGTCTTGGACACCCCCTCCAGATAGTGATGGGAATGGTAATGCTTTCAGCGAGTTGCGACCAATTGGAAAATCCCAGGCATATCCAATGTTATCCAATTTTGTTAAGGAGAAAGAGCCTCCGGTGGGTTTTCTCTCAATTCCTTTTCAGAGTGAACTTCCTGAAAGCGTCAAACCTCTTCTACCACCTTTTCAATCATTGATGGACATTGAAAAGTTAGAATCATTGGAAACCAGTACAGAGACACATTCcttggaagaagatgaaaatgtTGGGATGGAGTTTTCGGTACTTGCAGCAGAAGCATCTCAGGCGCTTAGTAGCATAGATAAAGAATCAACAAAAGGAATAGATTCAGATGGGTCACGATGGTGGAAGGAGATGGGAGTTGAGAAGAGACCGGATGGAGTGATTTGCAAGTGGACACTAACGAGGGGAGTTAGCGCAGACCTCGCCACTGAGTGGCAGAACAAGTATTGGGAAGCTGCTGATGAGTTTGGTTATAAGGAACTTGGTTCAGAGAAATCTGGCCGCGATGCCTATGGAAGTGTTTGGCGTGAATATTGGAGAGAATCTATGCGGCAG GAGCAAGGCCTTGTTCACCTTGAAAAAACTGCAGACAAATGGGGGAAAAATGGAAGTGGCACCGAGTGGCAAGAGAAATGGTGGGAATATTATAATACCTCTGGTCAAGTTGAAAAGAATGCTCATAAATGGTGTAAAATTGACCCGAACACGTATGTCGATCCTGGTCATGCTCATATCTGGCATGAAAG ATGGGGTGAAAAGTATGATGGACAAGGTGGCAGCATCAAGTACACAGATAAATGGGCTGAAGGATGTGAAGGTGATGGTTGGACGAAGTGGGGCGACAAATGGGACGAAAACTTCGATTCAAATGGTCATGGCGTCAAACAGGGGGAAACATGGTGGGAAGGTAAACATGGAGAACGGTGGAACCGTACGTGGGGCGAGGGCCACAGTGGTTCAGGCTGGGTTCACAAGTATGGCAAGAGCAGCAGTGGGGAGCATTGGGACACACATGTTCAGCAGGAAACCTGGTATGAGAGATTCCCACACTTCGGCTTTTATCACTGCTTCAACAATTCAGTCCAGCTCCGGGAAGTTCAGAAGCCATCTGAGACGTCTTTGTAA
- the LOC111807256 gene encoding calmodulin-1-like yields MEMGEALTKEQMDELREAFLLFDKNRDGCITLDELRTEIKKLGQNPTEEELKDMIREVDADGNGTIEFWEFQILMSKIMKEETEQKLKDAFKVFDKNQDGYISANELRHVHLMLNLGEKLTEEEVLEIIREADLNGDGQVDYPEFVKIMTEHASEILSKRGFF; encoded by the exons ATGGAGATGGGGGAAGCTCTAACTAAAGAACAAATGGATGAGCTTAGAGaagcttttcttttgtttgataaAAACAGAGATG GTTGCATCACACTCGATGAACTTAGAACAGAGATCAAAAAATTGGGTCAAAATCCCACGGAGGAAGAGCTGAAGGACATGATCAGAGAAGTCGATGCCGATGGCAATGGAACCATCGAGTTCTGGGAGTTTCAGATATTGATGTCCAAGATCATGAAG GAAGAAACAGAGCAGAAGCTCAAAGATGCCTTCAAGGTGTTTGATAAAAATCAAGATGGGTATATATCAGCAAATGAG TTGAGGCATGTTCATCTGATGCTGAATCTGGGGGAGAAGTTAACAGAAGAGGAAGTTCTTGAGATTATCAGAGAGGCTGATTTGAATGGTGATGGCCAAGTCGATTACCCTGAGTTCGTCAAGATCATGACTGAACATGCCTCAGAAATCCTATCAAAACGAGGCTTTTTCTAA
- the LOC111807254 gene encoding ATP sulfurylase 1, chloroplastic-like — protein MASMAAAFIKPSNAFPHSPITFVKTTSPWIQLPISLRIKNNARRRIRVSCGLIDPDGGKLVDLIVDESMRAFKNREALSLPRVKLSRIDLQWVHVLSEGWASPLSGFMRESEFLQTLHFNSLRLHDGSVVNMSVPIVLAIDDAVKTRIGASSKVALFGSDDRPVAILNDIEIYKQPKEERIARTWGTTAPGLPYVDEAIKNAGNWLIGGDLEVIEPIKYHDGLDSFRLSPAQLRNEFISRNADAVFAFQLRNPVHNGHALLMTDTRRRLLDMGYTNPILLLNPLGGYTKADDVPLHWRIKQHQKVLEDGVLDPETTVVSIFPSPMHYAGPTEVQWHAKARINAGANFYIVGRDPAGMGHPTEKRDLYDPDHGKKVLSMAPGLERLNILPFKVAAYDKTQGKMAFFDPSRPQDFLFISGTKMRTLARNKENPPDGFMCPGGWSVLVEYYESLVPANNGRIPKPEAVAA, from the exons ATGGCGTCCATGGCTGCCGCCTTCATCAAACCCTCAAACGCCTTCCCCCACTCTCCAATAACCTTCGTCAAAACCACCTCACCGTGGATTCAACTACCAATTTCTCTCAGAATTAAAAACAACGCTCGCCGTCGGATCCGGGTCTCGTGCGGGTTGATCGACCCGGATGGAGGCAAGCTTGTGGACCTTATTGTGGACGAATCCATGAGGGCTTTTAAGAATCGGGAGGCTCTGAGTCTGCCCCGAGTCAAGCTGTCGCGAATCGATCTGCAATGGGTGCACGTTCTGAGCGAGGGCTGGGCTAGCCCTCTTTCCGGGTTCATGAGAGAATCCGAGTTCCTCCAAACGCTTCATTTCAATTCGCTCCGTCTTCATGATGGATCGGTTGTTAACATGTCGGTGCCCATCGTTTTGGCCATCGACGATGCCGTCAAGACCCGAATCGGCGCCTCCTCTAAGGTTGCGCTCTTCGGCTCCGATGATCGCCCGGTTGCAATTCTCAATGA TATTGAGATATACAAGCAACCGAAGGAAGAAAGGATTGCAAGAACATGGGGAACAACAGCTCCAGGTCTTCCTTATGTTGATGAGGCTATTAAGAATGCTGGAAATTGGTTGATAGGAGGTGATCTAGAGGTTATTGAACCAATCAAGTACCACGATGGGCTCGACTCGTTTCGATTATCGCCTGCACAACTTCGCAACGAGTTCATCAGCCGCAATGCCGATGCAGTGTTCGCTTTCCAGCTTCGCAATCCGGTGCATAACGGTCATGCTCTGCTTATGACCGATACTCGTCGACGCCTTCTTGATATGGGCTACACCAACCCCATCCTTTTGCTTAATCCATTGGGTGGCTACACCAAGGCTGATGATGTTCCTCTGCATTGGAGGATCAAACAACATCAAAAG GTTCTTGAAGATGGTGTTCTTGATCCCGAGACGACCGTTGTCTCCATTTTCCCGTCGCCGATGCACTACGCGGGTCCAACCGAGGTGCAGTGGCACGCAAAGGCAAGGATCAATGCAGGGGCTAACTTTTACATTGTTGGTCGAGATCCTGCTGGTATGGGCCATCCTACTGAGAAGAGGGACCTTTATGATCCTGACCATGGGAAGAAAGTATTGAGCATGGCTCCTGGTTTAGAGCGCCTAAATATCCTTCCTTTCAAG GTTGCTGCATATGACAAAACTCAAGGCAAAATGGCCTTTTTTGATCCTTCAAGACCTCAGGATTTCCTCTTCATATCAGGCACCAAG ATGCGAACTCTTGCAAGGAATAAGGAGAACCCTCCAGACGGGTTTATGTGTCCCGGTGGCTGGAGCGTATTGGTCGAATACTACGAAAGCTTAGTTCCAGCAAACAATGGGAGGATCCCCAAACCTGAAGCTGTAGCAGCTTAA